One segment of Carya illinoinensis cultivar Pawnee chromosome 1, C.illinoinensisPawnee_v1, whole genome shotgun sequence DNA contains the following:
- the LOC122315618 gene encoding uncharacterized protein LOC122315618 isoform X2, with protein sequence MMDANQSSKKRKLPPTPSHPLVGISTRRKSQIQLHRTLHSHDSSYYLKNSDLHVLIKDLRTRRVFSPKSIDSYGPNLHENVNSIQKLGVAVENLDQGISCGGGENMEKKNLVLSSAVEEYPLDENNGVDPYTDESEEVQKFDWGISCKTQVLVGVNPPSSLATEGDGLKGDSDDKGVVDDGETDGLLKGTDDLNECDFQTTPPDSEAFGNGHANEKGGKPPIESTQRIDTCVGRAFGNDYKEKKNDSISSFKSVLKPCSRRKLFKTPGSFSYKRMLPFLMDIEKDNSYIPESAECPKPEKCLGQKLLQPKLGSNGEEAAMHKSITNSCSMECYTADSGNSANESSDGNMAGLTSSKHFTESLIPIDSKKLVDDCHEKLLVNGKLQKSELGFTSKDHEIDLKPVLSSGLEDNAKGQNDNVETEERASRIPRKARDDVNTQLSLIKHECLPGRDYGVAQRSDDVQQSETGGMKKPSNCPFKAQSLNPIFPELDNNKSSNLELRYVNDGMTQSQIDDSNEEHVQVTPDAEILTKADAEENGRAGVDFFEKSTDHALGKPLLGDNTRSANRASDRRNSNSESKLVLNPCSRLKLYRSSGSFSYRRLLPFLVELTKDNSSKSCFAFSMIILVSSQKIASSSSSRYFCSLIIERSHLLSWIFLVASGNGYCSKSEKDKEEMRLPSCVASNCQENPVVSNGHSFHAEHQASHSGNLPMIGLNSAQYSSNVDEQKLKSPQDDPEPTISLDSLKEHQFQVEQVKSDRYSQLETSPNQVIAVSCGTLSREEGITTVSRMSFDTEVDCVSSFRNNSSCSKPVEADGLSGNISQHGASVPPAIVGTGLLKGILKRNPRGCRGLCTCLNCASFRLHAERAFEFSRNQMQDAEEVALDLIKELSYLRNMLQKSADGLNDHPTVHVNQMQEACRKASEAAELAKHRLGQMNYELNIHGRITCLQPPRVRFANYVEESVTPEADSHIK encoded by the exons ATGATGGACGCAAATCAAAGCTCCAAGAAGCGGAAGCTTCCGCCTACCCCATCCCATCCCTTGGTAGGTATCTCGACCCGCAGGAAATCTCAGATCCAGCTCCACCGCACATTGCACAGCCACGATTCCTCTTATTACCTCAAAAACTCCGATCTCCATGTCCTGATCAAGGATCTCCGCACTAGACGGGTCTTTTCGCCCAAATCAATTGACTCGTATGGTCCGAATCTCCACGAAAATGTAAATAGTATTCAGAAATTAGGCGTCGCTGTTGAGAATTTAGATCAAGGGATTTCTTGCGGAGGCGGTGAGAATATGGAGAAGAAAAACTTGGTGTTGTCTTCTGCTGTTGAGGAGTACCCATTGGATGAAAATAATGGGGTTGATCCATATACTGATGAGAGTGAAGAAGTTCAGAAATTTGATTGGGGGATTTCCTGTAAAACCCAGGTTTTGGTTGGTGTGAATCCTCCTAGTTCGTTGGCGACCGAAGGAGATGGCCTAAAGGGTGATTCGGATGATAAAGGTGTAGTAGATGATGGTGAAACTGATGGGCTTCTAAAGGGAACTGATGATTTGAATGAATGCGATTTTCAGACGACGCCGCCTGATTCTGAGGCATTTGGTAATGGGCATGCTAATGAAAAAGGAGGGAAGCCTCCAATTGAAAGTACTCAAAGAATTGATACGTGCGTTGGACGGGCTTTTGGTAACGACTAtaaggagaagaagaatgacTCAATTTCTTCCTTCAAGTCG GTGCTCAAACCATGTTCTAGACGGAAGCTATTCAAAACTCCCGGTTCATTTAGCTATAAAAGAATGCTTCCTTTTCTGATGGACATCGAGAAAGACAATTCTT ATATTCCAGAAAGTGCTGAGTGCCCAAAACCGGAGAAGTGTTTGGGACAAAAGTTGCTCCAACCAAAATTGGGTTCTAATGGTGAAGAAGCTGCCATGCATAAATCTATTACAAACAGCTGTTCAATGGAGTGTTACACTGCTGACTCTGGCAATTCTGCCAATGAGTCATCAGATGGTAACATGGCAGGTTTAACATCTTCTAAACACTTTACTGAATCATTAATACCAATTGATTCGAAAAAACTGGTTGATGATTGCCATGAAAAGCTCTTGGTGAATGGAAAATTGCAGAAATCTGAGTTGGGGTTTACTAGTAAAGACCATGAAATTGACTTAAAGCCTGTTCTGTCTTCTGGTTTGGAGGATAATGCAAAGGGTCAGAATGACAATGTCGAAACTGAGGAAAGGGCTTCCAGGATTCCTCGCAAAGCTCGAGATGATGTAAACACCCAGTTGTCTTTGATTAAACATGAGTGTCTTCCAGGAAGAGATTATGGAGTTGCTCAGCGCTCTGATGATGTACAGCAGTCTGAGACGGGAGGAATGAAGAAACCTAGTAATTGTCCTTTTAAAGCTCAGAGTTTGAATCCTATTTTTCCTGAGCTAGATAACAACAAATCATCTAATTTAGAGCTGAGATATGTTAATGACGGTATGACTCAAAGTCAAATCGATGATTCAAATGAAGAGCATGTACAGGTGACACCAGATGCCGAGATCCTTACTAAAGCAGACGCAGAAGAAAATGGAAGGGCTGGAGTGGATTTTTTTGAGAAGAGTACAGATCATGCCCTGGGGAAGCCACTCCTTGGAGATAATACAAGAAGTGCTAACCGTGCTAGTGATAGGAGAAACTCCAATTCTGAAAGCAAACTG GTCTTAAATCCATGCTCAAGACTTAAGTTATACAGAAGTTCTGGCTCATTCAGCTATAGAAGATTGCTTCCATTTCTTGTTGAGCTCACAAAAGATAATTCTAGTAAGTCCTGTTTTGCCTTCTCTATGATAATTCTAGTAAGCTCGCAAAAGATTGCTTCCAGTTCCTCAAGCAGATATTTCTGTTCACTAATAATAGAAAGATCACATTTGCTATCCTGGATTTTTTTAGTTGCTTCAGGGAATGGTTACTGCTCAAAATCTGAGAAGGATAAGGAAGAAATGCGGCTTCCATCATGTGTTGCTTCCAACTGTCAAGAAAATCCAGTAGTATCAAATGGCCACAGCTTTCATGCAGAGCATCAAGCTAGCCATTCTGGTAATCTGCCAATGATTGGGTTGAATTCTGCACAATATTCATCAAACGTTGATGAACAGAAGCTAAAATCTCCTCAGGATGATCCTGAACCCACAATTTCGCTTGATTCACTGAAGGAACATCAGTTTCAAGTTGAACAGGTCAAATCAGATAGATACAGTCAATTGGAAACTTCCCCTAACCAAGTGATTGCTGTCAGTTGTGGAACTTTGTCCAGGGAAGAAGGTATAACGACGGTGTCAAGAATGTCTTTTGACACTGAAGTAGACTGCGTTAGTTCATTTAGAAACAATTCTTCCTGTTCAAAGCCAGTTGAAGCAGATGGCTTGTCTGGGAACATATCTCAACACGGAGCCTCAGTTCCTCCCGCAATTGTTGGTACTGGACTCCTAAAGGGGATTCTTAAGAGAAATCCACGAGGATGCAGAGGGCTCTGCACTTGTTTGAACTGTGCTTCTTTCCGTCTTCATGCAGAGAGAGCATTTGAGTTTTCCCGAAATCAGATGCAAGATGCCGAAGAGGTGGCCTTGGATTTGATTAAGGAACTATCATACCTACGAAATATGTTGCAAAAATCTGCTGATGGTCTCAATGATCATCCGACTGTTCATGTCAATCAG ATGCAAGAAGCGTGCAGGAAAGCATCTGAAGCTGCAGAATTAGCAAAACACCGCCTAGGCCAGATGAACTATGAGCTCAATATCCACGGCAGAATCACA TGCTTGCAACCACCAAGAGTTAGATTTGCCAATTACGTTGAAGAAAGTGTCACTCCAGAGGCAGACTCGCATATCAAATAG